ctaatattttaaaaaattaacaaaacctctcaaatcttaaaaaattaaaaaaaaaaaagagacaaaaacaaaagggcttGGTGGCCTGGCTTCACTCCCAGTGGACTGACTGACTGAATGAACGGATCTGCACCTGCTCTCCTACACGTCACACCAGCATCCAGTGTCCCCAGAATGCCTTTTCCACTCAGTGGGGAGGACGCGGTCCAGCTCCCAGGGCCACGCCGACTGATAAACTTGACGTGAAGCAGACGAGAGCCACGGGGTGTGTGCCAGTGTAAACAAGTTTCCCGTATAGTGAGTGACCTGGTCATAGGTCAGAGCACTAGACCTCAAATGGCCCTCAGTTAAGACTCACATCACAGCACCGCACTGTAAACACCAAAGCCAGCCACTGTTGGGACAGGATCACTAGCTGCTCAACCTCCTGGCGGCTCTCAGAACACCTCGCCTCCATACATTCCACACTCAGGCGCTCGCTCCCTCACCCCCAGTTGTCCTGCGCTTGCTGACCTTTGGCCTGTCATCCTTCCCACTTTTCTCTCTATTCAGTGATGGGCCCAgcagtaaaagcacttgccacaaaaGCCTAGAGAACTGACTTTGATACCCGGAACCCACACagaggtgaaaggagaaaaccaactccacaaagttgtcctctgtcctccatacaCATGTGCTAGCAAGTGTGCCATGCGCATGCGTGCTCCTCCCACCCCTCAGTCACAAGaattagaatttaaaaacaacaaggttgggcatggtggcacatgcctttaatctcagcactcaggatgcagaggaaggTGGAGCTCTGGCCAGCCTGTacacagagatcctgtctcatgaACAAAAACAATACTCccccacaaacaacaacaaaaagagctcACCTCTACAGGGTTTCCCTAGGCTTTGTGGGGCCAAAGCACCTTACACAAGCCTGTCATTGCCTTCTGGTCCTGCTTGTCAGAGATGTCACTTTGGCAATCTTGCCACATAGGAGGAACTATGGTGAGATGAACAAATGGATGGAAAACTATGATGAATGGATGACTTCCAGACTTTATTTCCCCGGCCTGTCTCTGGCCACTGTACTATACACAGTCTGACACCGAAATGATAAGAGCTGCCAAATTTCTGGATCATCCTGAGACCTGTCTCCTCATAAATGTGGCCAAGAGGGTCCATGTATAAAGGAGTCTTTCTCTCTCATGTAATCCAtgccttggggggaggggcagttaGCTCAATTGATACAATATTAGCTCAGCATGCATGAAGGCCTACATTGGGCTtactccccagcaccacataaatcaGGGTATGCTGGCAAATCCCTATAATCCTGGCCCTCGGGAGAGGAAGGCAAGCATATTAAGACGTTCaaaatcatcttcagttacacaTAAGTTCGAGGCttgctacatgagaccttgtatcaaaaggaaggaagaaaacagagaaaccaTGCTCTGACCTCCTTTCTGGTTAAACATTTTATTTCCAGAAGCAAAATTGGTTTTGACACAAAATTCAAGGGATGGGGCCGCTGTCAGGAAGTCCACCTTTCCAGGTTCTACCCTATTTAGACTAACTCCCCCCAAAGACCTAGAACTTTCACCGGGGCCTAGCAGCTACACTGCCTGGATCCCCACTCTCGAGGTCCCAACTGTAGAAACTCTAGGTATGAATAATGTTTCCTGACCTTTGACGTCATGTCCCAAATTCCTTCCCTTCACACCCTCCACACACTATTTCCACAGGAAAGAGCCAGTGTGCCTCTGGAGAGGCGTTTCCATGGGAAACAGGAGAGGGAGACTGCAGGTAGCCATGCTTCCTCACAGACAGCAGAGCTGCTCCACCTCCACCTCACAGTCATAGAACTTCTCAAAGAGCTCTGGAGACGTGCTGTTGCATTCAAGCCACCTCCTCAAGGTGCACAGCGCTCTCAGGGCATCAGCTTTGGTGGGCAGGGACTCAACGccatcttcttccctccctctatcttcAGTACCCATCTCCTCTTTGCACTCTCTGGGTCCTGGGTCCTCATCCTCCAGGTCGACAAAGTGGGAAAACTCCTCTTGGCTCAGCCCACTAGGGACTGGTGACATCTCAGCGTCCTTGTCCAGAGACAGTGGTGTTTTGCCCGGAGCAAGCCCTTCCTGAATGAAACTGCTCAAAATGAGCTGAGGAGGCACCCTGGCCCAAGCTGCAGCCGCCATATGTAGAGCATCCAGAACTGTGATGCTGGCCCTGGCCTCAGGCAGTGAGCTGTCCTCTTTTGCACTCTGCATGGCGGCCAGTTTGCTCAGCAGGCGGTAACGATAATGGGCCTTAAAGGCCAAAACCACAGAGCTAGGCAGAGAAGGTATGTCGCTGGAGGCAGAGAGCGGCAGGAGTCGCACGTGGTGGAGTCCAGTAGGGCTGGTCCATTCCTCCACTACTCTGGCAGCCAGCAGCAAGGCCACCTGCCGGCCCTGCTGTCCCATGTCCTGGTCAAACTGTGCCAGCCACTCTGACCAGGGGATGGCTAGGTCAGGGTGATAAGAAGCAGGTAGTGCCTCACTGTTGACCCCAAAGAAGCATCTTGGAGCGGCCTGGAGCCCACCCACAAAGACCCTTCGCTTTTCTGTGCCTCTGCTGTTGGCACACAGCACTACCTGAAACCGATCACATTCAGATACTCTGCCAGGCACTGCCCGATAAAACAAGGGCACTTCAGCACAGCCAAAAACATCTTCTGGTGAGAAGTCTTTAAGGGAAAGGGGTGGCTGAGCCTGGGATGGAAGCCCTGAAGGAGGTGGTTCAGGAGGGAACAGAGGGACAAGGACCTGGCGAGCCCCAAAACCCACATTGTTTCGGCGTTTCCAGCGGACCAGCCAACCGATGCTGGGCACAAAATCCTGGCCCATGATATCGGCCAACTCCTTGGCCTTATGAAGTAGCATGGGCCCCGTTACATCCCAGGCCTTGGCTCGGGCAATGTGGTACCAGCAGAGCAGGGCCTCGTCGATCCCGCTGTACTTGGATTCACGCTTCCGCTTGCGCTCGTGGTTGGCTGTGCCACTGCACCAGTCTGCCAGCAGCTTCTCCTTATTCTTGCAGATACGTGAGATCTGGGGCTGGGAGACCTGGAAGCGCCGGGCCACCTCTGACTGGGACATCTTGGACTCATCCAAGAGTTCCAGCACCTGGATTTTCTCAGCCAGGGACAGAGCATGAAGCTTCTTTTTGGTGTTCAGCTCCATGACTCCCCGGGAACCTGCTGGGGGAGAAGAGTAGGAGAGGGTGCCATAGGCTGAGGGCAGGAGGGATCGGAGAAGAGTACAGGACACGAGAGGACAGGGCGGTCAGCTAGAATGCAGAAAACTAGGGGAGACCAGACCagctgaaagagaaagaggatgacctggctgagggaggagggctaGGCCCCACCAGGAAGACTGCCAGAACAGAGCTGGCAGGTGTCTCTGGTCTGAGGCAGAGGGAATTCTGGGCTGGGGTTTGGTATTGACGGGGTGGAAGGATGAACAGAGGCCAAGGGACAGCTATAAGGACAACCCAGAGACAGCTGTAGAGATAACAAAGGAGCGACAACACAGAGGCCTGAGGCTGAGCGGGGCAGGTGTAGGGGACATTCAGGGTACCGGGGAGTAGACTCAGGAGGAGATAGGGAGGAAGACCTGGGTTGAATTTTGATGAGGCTGTAGAATGACGGCGGGTGGTAGACTGAACGGACAGAGTTGAGGTGAACAGGTGAGATGGTACAGATGACAAAGCCAGATAGATGGGGTCTGAAGGCGCTAGTCCAATTTGGTGCTGGCGAGGCTGGGTGGTAAGGCTCAGTCAGTGGTCCAGCCTGAAGGGGAGTAGAGGGCAGGGTCGAGAGTGAAGGTGCCAAGGCGACAAAGGGCGACCGGGTGAGGAGGCTGAGGGCGGCAAAATGGGAGGAGTGTCCTCTGTCGGGTGGTAGCCTGGAGGAATATCAGAGAGCAGGGAGCAGCGGCCAGGACACAGCAGCGCCAGAGCTGGGCTCCGCGCCCCGGCTCGCCCCGCTTGGACCCCTAGTCGGTCAGCTAGACGGACCCAGGCGTCGACCTAGCCCGCCCGCCCGCCCACCCCTCTCCGCACCCACCTCCAGGCGCTGTCCCGCGGCTCCAGTCCCTGCCCCAGCCAGGCTCCCAGGCCTCGGTGTCCTAGGCTACGGCAGAACCAGAGAGGGACAGGGGCGGCGACCCCGACCGAGGGCAGGGCAAGCCGAGGGGCTGCTCGGGCGGCGGGCTCTCTCAGGGCTGGGAAAAGCGCGGCGCGGCCCCTCCGCCGCCCCGCCTTGGCAAACCTGATTGGCCGTCAGCGGCAACGCGTCCCGCCCCCAGCTGCGTCTGATTGGACATTGTGGAAGTGGCGGTTTGCCGGCCTCCGGGGGGAGGAGCTTCCCGCGCGGAGGGGTGGGAGCCGGAGCAAGGGTCCGGCAGGGAGGACCTGGCCCTAGCGCCTCGCCGACGGGCGTGCCAACGCGGTGACCCAGGTGGCTTCGACCTCATCCCCATGGGTTACCAAACAGGGACACAGGCCTTCCCGGAATTGTTTTGGAAACAagatgaaaggagaaaatgaatgCATGTAAGCTTTAAGTCACAAAACTAGTTACCATGGACAGCGGTGGCCTCCGGCTTTGGTGCCTCACGGCAAGGTCTAAATTCTTAGGGCATTTCCCTGCTTTGTGACGTTTGGCCCTGAACTATGGCAGGTAACTTAACCTCTCCACCCTGTAAACAGCCGGGGTCCCACTTTCCTGTCTTTTCCATAGTTTTGAACCCACCATGTCTTTCTCTCCAAGTGTCTTCTGCGAACCTACCACTTCCTCTTAAATCTTTTAGTGGTCTCGTATGCACGTTTCTTTTGTTGGCCCTCGAGACTACTCAgtcgagggagggggctacagctgggatacaaaatgaataaattgtaattaataaaaaataaaaagactactCAGCTGCCAAGGAAAACTGCCTGCTCCAAGCCTACATAGCAAAGACAGGCAGCGTCTCAGATCCCAGCCCAAAGAGTTCTGCTGATTTACCGAGGGCAGTAGCAGCCCagggctcagcttttttttttttttaatttggctttttgagacagggtttcacctatggactcgctttgtagaccaggctggccttaaactcacagagatgatctgcttctgcctcccagagtactgggattactggcacaccaccatgcctggccagggctcagattttcttttttatatttactgtATGTAAAATTTTGTTTATCCCTGCATGTATGTGAGAGTatgagatcccctggaactggaattacagttatgaactgtcatgtgggtgctgggaattgaacccgggtcctctggaagaacagccagtgcgcttaaccactgagccgtctcttttCAATTGGCAACAATTACCTCAGCATATTCTAGAAAAATCTGAAGACACTTCAGGTGACACATATTtaactttaaaacacacacacacacacttacacctTGCCTGGTGGCCTTTATTCCCGGCACTCCAGGAGGGTGAAgcaggatcacaagtttgaggccatcctaggctacacagcaaaCAAAGCAGTATCaaatatctgtgtgtgtctgtgtgcctgagtcctttttaaaaagtatgtgtgtaggcctagagagacagctccgggttaagaggactggctgttcttccagaggtcgagttcaattcccagcaaccacatggtggctcataaccatctataatgcaaTCTGGTGCCCTGTTCTAGTGTCctggcacacatgcaagcagagtaTTATaaataacaaatcttttaaaaagccaTGACACACATATGCCTCGGTATTGTTGTGGAATGTTGTACAGGAATATCTTTTGGGGTTTGCAGTGTGGCATCCTCCAACCCAGTTGGATGTTAAGCTTCCAGCAGACTGTCTCCAATCCATGTCCCTCTGGGAGTGCTGGGATGAGTTATACAAGGCAGCACCCAGCGTCTTACCTTGACTTCAGGGACAGAATTCAGGTGATCAGACTTGAATGGAAAGTGCTTTTACTGGCTGAACCGTCACCCAGTTCTATAACCGGGGCTGGTGACAGAGCTCGGTGCAGCATTCTTCCAAGAGACCAGAGTTCAGGAGCTGAAGACATGGCACAGCCATTTAGAGGCTTGGATGTTCTTCCCAAGTCTTGGATTTTATTCCCAGCAAGCAggtggtggctcaaaaccatctttAACTTCAGTTCCATGTTCTCTCATGTACTcggtacatacatgcaggcaaaacactcattaaaaacaaaacaccccccccccccccatcacaaAGACCAgagctcagttcctagcacccccaTCAGTGGCTCAAAATTTCATATAATTTCAGCCCTAGCGGATACCTTCCTCTGGCCTTTGCAGTAATGTGCACATTGCCATACAAATAGTTTTTTCTTAAAACAGGATCtccctatgtagtcctggctgtcctggaacttgatctgctCTTGAGTGaggaaatccacctgcctctgcctcctgagtgctgggtctaAAGTACTTTGCCACCACAGCTAGCTCACATTCTGAAAAAGTCAATACATACTCAAGTGAACTATAGAAGATCCACTACGTAACAAAGTACTGGTTTGGCTGGAAGAAGTCACTGTCTGCTGGGCATGCTGGAAGGCTCCACTTTGGACAGTTCTGGCCCTGGAGCACTGCACAGGCTTAGCAATACTGCAGGCAATGAAAGGTACACCAGATGATAAGATTTGAGGATACTCTCCCGCTGGCTGCCCTCATCACCTGTCCAAAAGCTTTCCTTGCTCCATGACGACATTGGTTTGTATGTATGGAAATGGGTGAGCAGGTGGGTACATGCACAAGTGCAGAGGGCTGAGCCAGCTACAGAAGCATCAGATCCCCCTTGACCTggacttacaggtggttgtgaaccacttgatttgagtgctgggaactgaacttggtcctctgcaagaacagtgagcAAGCATTCCTCTTCcctgctgaaccacctctccaggtCCTGCTTTAATTTCTTTGCATTTATACCACAAACAAGCTCCTGGGCCCATTTTAAATGACTGACATAATTGCTGTAAACTTGAATTTACATAACAAAACTAGCAAAATAATTAAATAGCTGCTTTGCATGGTGGAGTTTAGCAAAAACTTTGATTTGGGGAAAAAATGTTTCCGTTTTTCAAAAAACCCACTGTCCTAAGAAAGTAAATGGCCTTTCAACGATTCAGTAGACAAACCATCCAGCAGAGAGctctgtaaaaatgtttattttactaATGTTCTGAATACAGGAActaaagatggaaggagggggcCTTAACTTTGCAGAAAACAACAGTTAGGGCCTGCCCACAGCCAAGGGGGAAGGCCACTCCAGAGTATCCTGGCATGGACTATCCCCTCCTACTTAATGTCAGTGCCACtaagcaggaaacagaaaaatcagGGTGTGAAGACCTTACCAGCTGCAAGCTAGCTTGCATGGAAAGGGGACCTCCCTGTGACCTGAGAGCCAGGATacacaggcaggaggcagaggctcctAATTCAGTTAAGGACAGGAGGCTGAATGCCCAGGTCCAGGAAGAACAAAAAGGGGATTTTGGaggtaggctttttttttttatcgagTTAAAAAACAGGCACATTATCCAACTTCTCCCTGTGGCCCCCAAGCTGCTGGCACAGCCCCCTGACACCGTCCCTCTCCCCACAAAATCAAAGGGAATAAGGAGGCAGAGGATGGGAAGTTCTGAGGATGGAAAATGTTTGGGTTGCCAGAGAGCACCCGTGAGTACGCCAGCCAAGCACAGGAAGCACAGGTTGAAGTTGCTTGTCCCTTTGTGGGACTGGGCAGGACAGGGCAGAACCAGGAGGTGCCTGAGAGCATCGCAGCTCAAGCACAGAACCCCATGTAGCTTGACAGAGGATGTGGGACTGCTTTGGCAGGAGGCAAAGGGAAGCAGAACAAGGGGTATGAAAAGGTCCTGGCAAGTGCCACCTCAGCCTGATTCACTCTAGCTGCTCCCAGCAAAGGCCTGGCCTGGCTCACCTCTGGGGCAATACCCTGGAAACCAGAGTAGGGAGCCTAGGCCAGGCTTGAGACAGTGAGCTGCTCTCATATTCCTTCTCAGAGGATCCCATTTGAACCCTGTGATCACCAGGGACTTGGGCCCAAGGCAAGCAGAGTGAATGCACTtcttggagagcagagagaagtTGGGCCCACAGGTCAGCCCTGGGGCAGTGTGCTGCTCCTTACTCCCTGAGGGCTTGGGGCCAGAGGCAGTTAGGGCTGCCACCTCCCTGTGCTGTTGCCAAAGGCAGGCTGGCAGCACTACCAcgtgaaagaggaagaagaaggggaatgAAAACCAAGGTAGAGGAGAGCAACAGCCTTAGATGTGTGGGGCGCTGGGTGGCACATCAGGAGGAGTTCTGGTTCTGGTAGATGGATGCTTTCTCCTTCAGCAGATCCAGACACAGGTGGCAGCTCCAACTTCCTACAGAGGAGTAGAGGGGTCAGGGTGGATCCCACAAAGATCCCATCCACTGTCTTCTTCCTCATCAGACCTCAACCCAGGCAGGACAGGGCAAGTTCTGCCACAGCAGTTTCATGTTTATCCTGAGCTGACAGAACTTCTTGGTCTTCAAAACCACGAattaggcctggagagatggcctgcctctacctcctgagtgctgggaattaaaagtgtgtgccaccacctcccggctgacaggatttctctttgtagctttgaCTGACCTGAAACTAGtgctatagatcaggctggcctcaaactcacgagatcagcctgcctcagcctcctgagtgctgtgattagagCCTTGGTACCACCACTTGGCtagcttttaatatttaaattttataagcgtaattttatgtatgtggttTAGATAGTACTCCAGAGGAAgtattttttattagttctctAAAGACATATGACTGCACTGAGCCTAACCCAGCTGTtctggaagctgagacaggactGCAAGTGTAAGGGCTGGCTACCGGGGCTACAGAGCTAGCCCACAGCAAAGTTAGGCATCTTAGcaagccctatctcaaaacaaaaaatacaaatgtgGGGACTGTGAGATGGCTCAAAGCCTGATGacttcagtttgattcccagaactcatggTGAAAGTAGACCTGACTTCTAAAACTTGttgtctctgacctctacataagTGCTGTGGTTCAATCATACCAGcttgctgaagaaaaaaaaaattatttagagacaaggtttctctgtgtagccctgaatattctggagcttgctctgtagaccaggctgtgtttgagctcacagagatcagcctgcctctgcctcctgagtgctggggttaaagatgtatGCCATCACCACCCAGgcagggtttatttatttttaggtgcatgcatgtatatctgtgtgaagatgccagatcctctagaactggagttgtagacagttgtgagcagcaaTGTGGGTTctgaaattgaacccaggttctctgaaggagcagccagtgctcttaaaggctgaaccatctctccagccaaaaataagtaaataaataaaatatatatatatatatatatatatatttttttttaggaGTTGTGGATACAGCTTAGCGGTAGTGTTTAGCCCCGCATGTACAGGCTCTGAGTTCTATCCCTAGtgctacaaaaacaaacacaacaataaaataacacaaaaatgTAAAAGGGCCTTTCTAATCCTAAGGCCAATGAGTAAGGGTTGACAAGTGTTCCTGCAAAGAGCCAGACAGATGTTACAGATTTAAGCTTTCTAAGCCATAGTCTCCTATCTTcatgttcctttaaaaactcacttTTACATGTTAAAAAGCCACAGTTGGCTTGCAAGCTATATGAACTAGCATAGGTGGAAGTGGCCCATAAGGTATATTATGCCAACCATGACCTACAGCAGAAGTCTGCCGATGTTCCAGTAAGAAGAGTGCTTGGCCTGCAGCTCTCCATCACTCCAGCATCTCACAGAATGTCAATGGGAAAGCTGTCCGTGAGTTTTGTCTCTAAAGTGTTCTTTGATAATTAAACAAAACACAGGACACTACCCCTTTCAGAGCTGATTTAGAGACGTGGCATGGCAGTAGTGCCGTGCGCCCCGGCAGCTGTTAAAGGCCTCACTCTTTGACAGCAGTCTGACCTACACTACAAGTCGGCTTGCACACGGTAAACTACTCCCATTTGAAGGCTGGCTCCTATCGGTGCACAGCAGCGCTACTGGATACTCGGCCTTCCTAGACAAGCCCCTGAGTTACCCCTTAGGGCAGGGATTCTTAACCTTTCTAACGTTATGactcttcaatacagttcctcatgctgtggtgaccctcaaacatagaattattttgttgctacttcataactataattttgctattattatgatcataatgtaaatgtttgCTATGCAAGATATCTAATACAGAAGCCAAAAGGGCCAAGATCCACTGGTTGAGAACCAATACCTTTGAGGCAGGCACTAGGCACAGAACATAGCTTGAGGAGACTTGTGGAAAAGAGCCAGTCCTTGGaggcaggcgtggtggcacacccctgtaatcccagcactgagggaggcagaggcaggcagatctctgagtttgaggccagcctggtctacaaattggtcTAGAGCCAAAGctgtagagaaaccttgtctcaaccctcctcccaccctctcccccaaaaaagaaaaacaacaacaacaaaccccaacTACTGCTTGGAGCCAGCACT
This is a stretch of genomic DNA from Meriones unguiculatus strain TT.TT164.6M chromosome 1, Bangor_MerUng_6.1, whole genome shotgun sequence. It encodes these proteins:
- the Tigd3 gene encoding tigger transposable element-derived protein 3 — protein: MELNTKKKLHALSLAEKIQVLELLDESKMSQSEVARRFQVSQPQISRICKNKEKLLADWCSGTANHERKRKRESKYSGIDEALLCWYHIARAKAWDVTGPMLLHKAKELADIMGQDFVPSIGWLVRWKRRNNVGFGARQVLVPLFPPEPPPSGLPSQAQPPLSLKDFSPEDVFGCAEVPLFYRAVPGRVSECDRFQVVLCANSRGTEKRRVFVGGLQAAPRCFFGVNSEALPASYHPDLAIPWSEWLAQFDQDMGQQGRQVALLLAARVVEEWTSPTGLHHVRLLPLSASSDIPSLPSSVVLAFKAHYRYRLLSKLAAMQSAKEDSSLPEARASITVLDALHMAAAAWARVPPQLILSSFIQEGLAPGKTPLSLDKDAEMSPVPSGLSQEEFSHFVDLEDEDPGPRECKEEMGTEDRGREEDGVESLPTKADALRALCTLRRWLECNSTSPELFEKFYDCEVEVEQLCCL